The following are encoded together in the Cololabis saira isolate AMF1-May2022 chromosome 5, fColSai1.1, whole genome shotgun sequence genome:
- the znf277 gene encoding zinc finger protein 277 translates to MAASERQQAGEGSILEPLCFPELSAESCSLPSEHCSSAELLLLCLFCSESFPLVQKEQLLKHLVLEHKLVIADVKLIADLPKYVLYWKGRFLEQPVTDFCSVIKTNSTGPAEKWEEYFLLCDVLPEDRILRENLQQKRLEEVLEQQQHERDACTFQRLCMFCNEEFSGNRSSLLNHMARDHSFSIGLPDNIVYCDDFLDTLQSKLDKLQCLYCEKTFRDKTTLKDHMRKKAHRRINANNREYDRFYVINYLELGKTWEDVQSEDDREMVDDDDDDWSDWRAHPVSAVCLFCDHQSETMDQIYTHMKGVHAFDLHQLRTQLNLKFYQQVKLVNFIRRQIHQGRCYGCQERFDSKADVMHHMVSEEHVMKLPEMSTWDQPQYYFPTYENDALLCTLTDSDEDGNDEADHSGDIPVISEDISNLRSLRQSSVLNQLLKSRGSYR, encoded by the exons aTGGCTGCCAGTGAACGACAACAAGCCG GTGAGGGGAGCATCCTGGAGCCTCTGTGTTTCCCAGAGCTTTCAGCTGAAAGTTGCAGTCTTCCCAGTGAGCATTGTTCCAgtgctgagctgctgctgctgtgtctTTTCTGTTCGGAGTCATTCCCGCTGGTGCAGAAGGAGCAGCTACTCAAACACCTGGTGCTGGAGCACAAGTTGGTCATTGCTGACGTCAAACTCATCGCAGACCTCCCTAA GTACGTCCTATACTGGAAGGGCAGATTCCTGGAGCAACCAGTCACAGATTTCTGTAGTGTGATCAAGACCAACTCCACTGGTCCAGCTG AGAAATGGGAAGAATACTTCTTGCTGTGTGACGTCCTTCCAGAAGACCGAATCCTCAGAGAGAATCTCCAGCAGAAACGGCTG GAGGaggtgctggagcagcagcagcatgagaGAGATGCCTGCACCTTCCAGCGACTCTGCATGTTCTGCAATGAAGAGTTCAGTGGAAACAG GTCATCACTGCTCAACCACATGGCCAGAGATCATTCCTTCAGCATCGGGCTGCCGGACAACATCGTCTACTGTGACGACTTCTTGGACACTCTGCAGAGTAAACTGGACAA ACTGCAGTGTTTGTACTGTGAGAAAACATTTCGAGATAAAACCACTCTGAAGGATCACATGAGGAAAAAAGCTCACCGCCGCATCAACGCCAACAACCGAGAATATGACCGCTTCTACGTCATCAACTATCTG GAACTTGGAAAAACCTGGGAAGATGTTCAGAGTGAAGATGACCGTgagatggtggatgatgatgatga CGACTGGTCAGACTGGCGAGCTCATCCAGTCTCTGCTGTGTGTCTGTTCTGTGATCATCAGTCAGAGACGATGGACCAGATCTACACACACATGAAG ggTGTACATGCCTTTGATCTGCATCAGCTTAGGACACAACTCA ACCTCAAGTTTTACCAGCAGGTCAAGCTAGTGAACTTCATCCGGCGTCAGATCCATCAGGGCCGCTGCTACGGCTGCCAGGAGAGGTTTGACTCCAAAGCTGACGTCATGCATCACATGGTCTCTGAGGAGCACGTCATGAAACTGCCCGAGATGTCCACCTGGGATCAGCCACA GTACTACTTCCCCACATACGAGAACGATGCTCTCCTGTGTACTCTGACTGACAGTGATGAAGACGGTAATGACGAGGCAGATCATAGTGGTGACATCCCTGTCATCTCAGAGGACATCTCCAACCTCAGGTCACTGAGACAGAGCAGCGTCCTCAACCAGCTGCTGAAGAGCAGAGGATCCTACCGCTGA